The Lutibacter profundi region ATCCCATTCATCATCTTTAGCACCTAAAAAATCAGAATTCGGTTGTGGATTTAATTCCTTTGGATGGAAATGTGGACTATTTTCTTCTCTTAAACCAAACAATAAAGCGCCATTTTCTGGTCTTGAATATGCCATAGCATCGGGCATTACAACCATAGGATGATTTTTAGGGAACAATGTATTAATACTCTCGGTAATCCAATAAATACTTCTTACTGCCGCCATGGGAATAGGAATATTTAATTGCAACGATAAAAGGTTAGACCAACAACCTGCTGCATCAATAATAACAGGAGATTTAATAATTCCTTTTGAAGTTTTTACTCCTGTAATTTCATTATCTTCTGAAAGTAATTCTAACACTTCGGTATGTTGCATTATTACAGCACCTTCCATTTTTGCTGCTTTTGCAAAGGCATTTGCTAACAAATAAGCATCTACATAAGAATCATCTTCCATAAAAGACGTTTTTTTAATAGCTGAAGTTGAAATCCAAGGTGCTTTTTCTTTTACCTCTTCAATACTAATTTCTTTATTTTTAATATGATGTTTATTTGCAATGGCCACTATATTTTCCAAGTTCTTAACCGATTCTTCTGAAGAAGCAATATGTAGTGTTCCTACTTTATTTCTACCTGTTAACTCACCTGTAAGTGTTTCTATTTCATCAATATTTTTATACGTTTCTTGAATTAAAGGTATCAATTCTTCTTTCGTCCTCACCAATGTCATTAAAGATGCAGCTTTAGAAGTATTACCACTTCCAATAGTATTTCTTTCAATTAATACCACTTTTTTTAGTCCTCTTTTTGCTAAATGCCAAGCTGTTGCGGTTCCAATTGTTCCTGCTCCAATAACTATTGCATCAACAGTATCTATAAGTATATCTTTCATTTGTATATTTAATTTTTGAGTTATACGCTTCAATTAAAATAATTTTTGAAGTAATTCGGGTAAGCTATCTATAATAAAAGTTGGGTTTACACTTTTTAATTGTTCTTTAGTATGTGCACCTGTAGTTACACCAATAGTAATTCCACATATTGCGTTTTTCCCTTCTTGAATATCTATAATTGAATCTCCAACTTTCACTACATTTCTAGCTTCAGAAATATGAAATAATTCCATCGCTTTATAAATCATATCCGCCTCTGGTCTCCCCTTTTCAACATCACTTGCAGTAATAAGTGCATCGTACTGGTTGCCTTCTTTCCAATTTAATTTATTTAATAATTGCAATGCTGTTTTTCTATTATAGCCAGTATTCAATGCTATTTTTACACCTCTTTCTTTTAGCTTCTTAAAAACCAATTCAGTTTCAGGAAATGTAGCAACTTCTAAATTCTGATATGTTATTTTTAATAGTTCAGAAAAATCATTAAAAATAGGTAATGACTCTACTTCATTTTTTTTAGTTGAAGGTTGTGACGCTATAATATCTTTAATTGCTTGGTGTTTTTCTTTACCGGCTCCGTGCAATAACACTTCTTCTAAAGAAAAATTATAGCCAAATTTATTGATGCTTTTTTGCAATGTTTTATAAACTACATTATTTTCATTAATAGTAGTTCCTGCCATATCAAACACAATCAGTTGAATCATTATTTAGTTATTTTATTAATAAGTTTAATTTAAAATGTAGTTTTTAATATTCTTAAGCCATTTGAATTTCAATACTTGCTACTTCCTTGTTTTTTTTATTCTTTTTAATGAAATATACCAAAGACATTATGGTGATAAGAATCCCTGAAACTGAAATTATATAAGTTCCATAAGTAAAAAATTGCAACCACGAAAGTGATGGCTGCCCAAAATTTTTATACAATAAAATGAACATGCTTCCTAAATATCCGAATGAATCTGCTATATAAATTAAAAATCCAGAGTTTCCTTTAATTTTAAAAACTGCAACCATTCTATCGAAGAAAATACAACCAAAAGGCACATAACAACTATACAATCCAAACCCCGTAAGTATCATCCAAACAAAAGGTGAAATAACTTGAATTTGAAATAACCAAGTACTAATTCCAATAAGGATTGTTCCAAAAAGTAATACGTAATGGTACATTAAAAACGCTTTCATGTTATTTTTAACAAATCCTAGCGAACCTAATATTACCAAAACGGCTATTGCTATTGGAATTTCGGCAGTAGTATAAACGCTTGCGTTGCCTTGATAGCCTAGCGCATCCCAAAGTTCACGAGCAAAATTATCTCTAAAATCTCTAAATGCAGTAAGTGAGGTGTAAAATAACACCAGTATAATTATTGGAAAAGCAAATTTTAAAAATAATTTTTTTCGCTCTTTAGGAGACATAGGAACCCGTTTTGTTTTTAATTTTTGATCCTCTTTATCTGGTTTTGGTAGTTTTTCAAGTAAAAAAGTAAAAAATAAAAAGGGTAAAATAAATAACGAACCTGTTACAAAAGGCATCCAATATTCTGAAATATGCCAATTATCCATTATATATTTACCAATAGTTTTTACAAACCCTGATGAAACTATAAAACTTGAACTTAAAGCAACTCCTAAAATTTCTGTAAAACGTCTTCCTTCTAAATAGGAGAATACAATTCCCCAAACCATACCAAGAGGCAATCCATTTAAAAACATAAAAATAATATTGTAGGGCTTTGGTGTAATGGCAAATAAAAGCAAGGCTAATTCAGCAATAAAAATCATTATCACTAAAAACAAACCTCTTCTTTTTGGTTTTAATTCAGAAATAACTTTAATTCCAATAAATTTTGAAAGCATATAGCCTAAAACTTGGAAAATAATCAACAATATTTTATAATCTATCCCCCAATAAGAAATAGCTTCAAATGTTGCAATGGTAAAAGGTTTACGAAAAGCATACATGCAAAAATACACACCAAAAGAGGCTATTACGGCATGTATTATATTGTATAATTTAGATTTTGACATATAGAAATTCAAAAAAAACAAACCCACCGCATAAAAATAGTAATGTGATGGATTTGAAACACTGAGAAATTAGTGTGTAATTGAAATAATTGGTGTTCCTAAATTGCTTTCTTTACTATCAACACCAATAATTTTTAAGATAGTTTCAGCAATTTGGTTGGTGTAAATTTGTGGGGAATTTTCAATTTCTCCTTTTGCTTCAATGTTAGGTCCTAATACTGCTAACCAAGTTTCATTAGCCTGTTTAACATCTTTTCCATGGCTTGTCCATAATGATTCTGGTTCGGCACCAACACCTCTACCGTGATCTGTTGTAATTATAAAATACGTATTGTCTTTATAAAAAGCATCATTTTGAACATAATTCCATAAATCTTCAATCATAGTATCTGTAGTATACAAAGATTTTATGTACATATCAAAAAGTCCACCGTGAGCAAAATCATCCGTTTCACCATAAGCTATGTACACTATTTTTGGATGATTTTTCTTAATATATTCTTTCGCATAGTGATGCGTAAACATATCCAACCTAACCGATTCCCAAATAATGGGAGCTTGTCTCTGGGTTTCATTTAAAAAGATTTCTCTTTCAGTTAAATGATTACCTGTTGCATTCATATAACCCGCATTTACAGGAACGCCACTTCTTTTATCATTAATAATATATGGAAAAACATCCCAGCTAGCAAAAGCTGCAACTTTGTTTTTATATTGAGGTTGTTGGTTTAATGTTTCTAAAATAGTTACATTCTCATTATAAATTTTACTGTTACTTGTAATGTGTTCATCATCTGCTTGTCCTGTTAAAATTTCGTTATAACCAGGGTATGAAAACACCATGTTATTGGTTAAATTAACAAAACTATTTTTAGTTCTATTTCCATAAATTTGTCCTTTTTCAACTAAAGTACTCCAAAAAAAAGGCATTAATTTTTTTCGTTTTTCTTCTAGCGTTTTCCCTCCAAACTTTTTTAAAAGTTCTTCTTTTTTATGTGTGTACTTTTTGTTGTCTAGTAGAATTGTATCTATACCTGTAAATACTTCTTGCCATCTTACCCCATCTAAAGTGATAAGAATAACATTTGGCGTTTTTGTTACTTCTTGCGCATATATACTTCCAAAAAATAGCAATAAAAAATGGCTTAATATTATTTTTTTCATATTGTTGTTTTAAATTTATGTGAAGAAGTACCCTAAAATAATTGAATTTTACGATACTTCATATTAAAATAAAGCGTTCGTTTTAAAAAATTAATTTACTTATTTTTCCCACCAACCTTTTACGTTTATATCATCACTACCCATTTTACTAACTGCGTTTTGATAGTTTTCAGTATTTAAAGTTTGCTCATTATCAGGATATAAAAACCGAACTGGTACTTGATTGTTGTTCACATTATCCTGTCCAGGGACAATAAATGAAGGAAATCCTGTTCTTCTAAAATCATACCAACTCTCTAGTCCTACTAAAAAAGAAGCCAACCATTTTTGAGTCATAATAGTTTCTAAACCACCATCATAAGCTACACCTTCTTGAGATAAATAGGTTTCAAAATCTTGACTTGTATTCCAATATTCAAATGAAGCAATCACACCATTTTCATAGAATGTTTTAGCATCTTCTAAAATAAACCCTTTTTGAGCGGCTTCAGCTAAAATAAATTGAACTTCAGCATATTGCATTAAAGGCGCTTCTACAGCATCTGGAGCATCATAAAAAAACGATTGATTTAATCTAGAAACATTATTAGCACCACCATTAAATGTTGAAGCATTATCTTCACTTAAACCATTTAGCATACCCGCAAATAAATTGGGGTCATCTTCTTTATTATCTGTTGGTTGAAACCAGCTAAACAATCTGTTATCTTCAAAATCTTTTAATAGTGTTTCGCTCGTTTTACTTAATCTATGCTCATCAAAACCGCCAATTCTGCCAATACTTATTGGCCAAGAATCTACTTGACTGTTTGCTGCATATTTTAACACCGCATTATCTGCATTACTAGTAAAAATCATACCTTCTGTAACAATTTGTCGTATTTCAGCACTCACATCTTTACGCTTAGAAACACGCATTAAATATCTCAATCTTAATGAGTTTGTTAATTTTCTCCATTTCAAAAGGTCTCCATTGTAAAGTAAATCTCCACCAAGTATTGGTTGTCCTTGTTCTAATAATGTTTCAGCGGTAACTAAATCGGCTAAAACACCTGTATATATCTCTTCTTGGCTATCATAAACTGGTGTGAAATTGCCATCAGTTTGTCCTTTTATAGCTTCAGAAAAAGGTACATCTCCCCAATTATCAGTTAAGTTTGAATAAATCCAAGATCTTAATACAAGTGCAATACCTTCATAACTTGTATTTTTAGAGGTTTCATTTCTACTAATTTGAAGAATTTGTTCTATTTCAGAAAGATTTCCGTAATAATGATTCCATAAACCACTTTCAGAACCCCAATCGTATCTATCAAATCCTGTGAAATTAATTTTTGCTGTAAGTTGTGAAACTATATTTCCATTATTCCAACCTGTTAATGCATTTCTACTAACCGTACTTGAAATTACTGTTGACAATAATAAATTTGGAGTAACTACTTCTGGTTGGTTAGGGTTCGTATTAATTGCTTCAAAATCGTTTGTACAATTACTAAGCAATAGCAATACTGAAATTAAAAATAAAAAATTATATTTTTTCATTGTTCTATTATTTTTATTATTAAAATTTAACATTTAAATTAAATCCGTAACTTTTTGAACTTGGAGTTGCCATATCTTCAACACCGGGTACTACTGTGCCTCCGTTAAAAGATAAAGTTTCAGGATCAAAATGCTTATTTTCTGTCCATAAGGCTAAGTTTCTTCCAACTACTGAAAGCGTAATAGCTTCAAATGGTGTTTTATGAATTAATTTTGATGGTATTTGGTAGCTTAATTTAACCTCTCTTAGTTTTAAAAATGAAGCGTCAAACATACCTACTTCTTCATTCCCTCTATTATATTTCCACCAGTAGTAATCTCTACCGCTTAATCTAACATCATTAGGTCTGTATGAACCATCTGCATTTTGAATAACACCTTCTGAAATAATTCCATCTTCACGTCCTACAACTGTAAAATCCATCATACCTGAAGTACCTCCAATTAAAACTGTTCTAGAATTTACAACACCACCTTGTCTCCAATCAAACAAAACACCCAACTCAAAACCTTTGTAAGAAAATGTATTTTGAAAACCTAACATAAAATCAGGATTAACATTTCCTAGTTTTTTAAGATTTGGATCACGTAAGGAAAATCCACTTTCATTATGAATTACTTGTCCGTAAAATTCACTATTAGGGTCATTAACTTCCACAAAACCAGTACCGTAAACATCTCCAACTCTACCACCCACTTTGGCTAATACTTGAATGTAGTTTTCTGAAACTTGGTAAGTATCTAAACCATCAATTAATTTTTTAACAGTTCCTCTATTACTTGAAAAATTTACAGCGGTATTCCATTTAAAACTATTTTTTAATTTTAGAGGAGTTGCATTAAGCACTATTTCTATCCCTTTATTTTCAATTTCACCTGCATTAATAATTCTTGATTGAAACCCTGAAGTTATTGAAACTGGCAACTCTAAAATTTGGTTTTTAACACTTGATTTGTAATACGTTACATCCAACCCTACGCTACCACTAAACAAACGTATGTCTGCTCCAAACTCATAAGATTGAGATTCTTCTGGTTTTAAATTTTCATTTTTCAATATTGAAGAAGCACTTACACGTTGTTCACTTCCAAATGGTTCGTCAAAAGAAAACGTATTTCTTAAGTTATATGCATTTGTATCGTTCCCTACAATAGCCCAACCTGCTCTTACTTTTGCAAATGAAATTACTGAAGGAAGCTCAACCATATCCGATACAATGGCACTAAGACCAACTGATGGATAAAAATAAGAGTTGTTATTTTTAGGTAAAGTACTAGACCAGTCGTTTCTTCCAGTAATATCTAAGAATAAGAAATTTTTGTAGGATACATTTATAAATGCATACAAGCTATTTACTGTTTTAGTATCGTCAAATTGAGTTTTAGATAAAGGTTCAGCGGCATTTTGAAAGTTAAATATCCCTGGAACGGATAATGAATTAGCACTAATTCTTCGATATCTATTTTCTTCTTTTCTATGATTTCCTCCAAATGAAGTTCCTAGTTGAAAATCTTCATTTATTTTTTTACTATATGAAAGTAAGAAATCTGTATTTTGTTCTTTTGAATAAATCATATCTTCACGATATTGACCATTTGCAAAACGTTGTGTACTAAATGCACGTTTACTAACTCTTAAATCGTTACCATAATCCATCCCTGATCTTAACATCAATGTTAAATCATCAGTAAGGTTTATATCAACTTTAACATTTCCTATAATACGATCTTTATCAAATGCATTGGTATTTTCAAACATGGTAAAGTAAGGATTGTCATGCCAGTTATAATTGTAATTAAACTGCTGAAGTCCTTCTAAACCAGGTTGCCAATAGTCTTTTAAAGAGTTCATATCTATTTGACGTCCAAACCAAACCCATAAATACATAATATTTTCTGTACCATAAGAGTTATTAGGTCTGTTTTTACTATTACTGTTAATATAATTTACAGATGACGATACCTTTAACCATTCCTTTAGTTTATAAGAGCCGTTAAAAGCGTATGTTCTTCTGTTATAATCTGTGTTTGGTAATATCCCCTCATTTTGTAAATCTGTATAAGAAATTCTTAAATTACCATCTTCATTACCACCAGTTACAGCAACATTTGTAGTTATAGTGTAACCTGTTTTAAAAAAATCTTTAATATTGTTGGGTCTAGATATCCAAGGAGTTGCAGTTGCTTCATCTGTAAAATTACCATTTTCATCTCTTGGTCTTACTGCAAAATCACCTGCTCTTAAACCACTAGATGTTGGACTGTCATGTTGCACCACTAATCTACCATCAAGCCTAGGCCCCCAGCTTTCATCAATATTATCATTAGTTCCGCCACCAAAACCATCAAAAAATTCAAATTCACCACCTGCACCTTGACCGTATTCATTCTGATATTTTGGGATTCTAAG contains the following coding sequences:
- a CDS encoding NAD(P)/FAD-dependent oxidoreductase, with the translated sequence MKDILIDTVDAIVIGAGTIGTATAWHLAKRGLKKVVLIERNTIGSGNTSKAASLMTLVRTKEELIPLIQETYKNIDEIETLTGELTGRNKVGTLHIASSEESVKNLENIVAIANKHHIKNKEISIEEVKEKAPWISTSAIKKTSFMEDDSYVDAYLLANAFAKAAKMEGAVIMQHTEVLELLSEDNEITGVKTSKGIIKSPVIIDAAGCWSNLLSLQLNIPIPMAAVRSIYWITESINTLFPKNHPMVVMPDAMAYSRPENGALLFGLREENSPHFHPKELNPQPNSDFLGAKDDEWDILEKYGKEFINYFPQFEEIGMKNCITGISTYTPDGYYTVGTFPNFKGFYAATGCAGCGVAGSGGIGRLVAEMVLKIPLYANSEVFRIDRFTNFDPHSESFRQRCADARSKKKDGG
- a CDS encoding phosphonatase-like hydrolase, whose protein sequence is MIQLIVFDMAGTTINENNVVYKTLQKSINKFGYNFSLEEVLLHGAGKEKHQAIKDIIASQPSTKKNEVESLPIFNDFSELLKITYQNLEVATFPETELVFKKLKERGVKIALNTGYNRKTALQLLNKLNWKEGNQYDALITASDVEKGRPEADMIYKAMELFHISEARNVVKVGDSIIDIQEGKNAICGITIGVTTGAHTKEQLKSVNPTFIIDSLPELLQKLF
- a CDS encoding DUF5690 family protein, yielding MSKSKLYNIIHAVIASFGVYFCMYAFRKPFTIATFEAISYWGIDYKILLIIFQVLGYMLSKFIGIKVISELKPKRRGLFLVIMIFIAELALLLFAITPKPYNIIFMFLNGLPLGMVWGIVFSYLEGRRFTEILGVALSSSFIVSSGFVKTIGKYIMDNWHISEYWMPFVTGSLFILPFLFFTFLLEKLPKPDKEDQKLKTKRVPMSPKERKKLFLKFAFPIIILVLFYTSLTAFRDFRDNFARELWDALGYQGNASVYTTAEIPIAIAVLVILGSLGFVKNNMKAFLMYHYVLLFGTILIGISTWLFQIQVISPFVWMILTGFGLYSCYVPFGCIFFDRMVAVFKIKGNSGFLIYIADSFGYLGSMFILLYKNFGQPSLSWLQFFTYGTYIISVSGILITIMSLVYFIKKNKKNKEVASIEIQMA
- a CDS encoding phosphoglyceromutase, with the translated sequence MKKIILSHFLLLFFGSIYAQEVTKTPNVILITLDGVRWQEVFTGIDTILLDNKKYTHKKEELLKKFGGKTLEEKRKKLMPFFWSTLVEKGQIYGNRTKNSFVNLTNNMVFSYPGYNEILTGQADDEHITSNSKIYNENVTILETLNQQPQYKNKVAAFASWDVFPYIINDKRSGVPVNAGYMNATGNHLTEREIFLNETQRQAPIIWESVRLDMFTHHYAKEYIKKNHPKIVYIAYGETDDFAHGGLFDMYIKSLYTTDTMIEDLWNYVQNDAFYKDNTYFIITTDHGRGVGAEPESLWTSHGKDVKQANETWLAVLGPNIEAKGEIENSPQIYTNQIAETILKIIGVDSKESNLGTPIISITH
- a CDS encoding SusD/RagB family nutrient-binding outer membrane lipoprotein, whose translation is MKKYNFLFLISVLLLLSNCTNDFEAINTNPNQPEVVTPNLLLSTVISSTVSRNALTGWNNGNIVSQLTAKINFTGFDRYDWGSESGLWNHYYGNLSEIEQILQISRNETSKNTSYEGIALVLRSWIYSNLTDNWGDVPFSEAIKGQTDGNFTPVYDSQEEIYTGVLADLVTAETLLEQGQPILGGDLLYNGDLLKWRKLTNSLRLRYLMRVSKRKDVSAEIRQIVTEGMIFTSNADNAVLKYAANSQVDSWPISIGRIGGFDEHRLSKTSETLLKDFEDNRLFSWFQPTDNKEDDPNLFAGMLNGLSEDNASTFNGGANNVSRLNQSFFYDAPDAVEAPLMQYAEVQFILAEAAQKGFILEDAKTFYENGVIASFEYWNTSQDFETYLSQEGVAYDGGLETIMTQKWLASFLVGLESWYDFRRTGFPSFIVPGQDNVNNNQVPVRFLYPDNEQTLNTENYQNAVSKMGSDDINVKGWWEK
- a CDS encoding SusC/RagA family TonB-linked outer membrane protein; the encoded protein is MKQLTNYIYLMLFFVASSVFAQNGSATIKGVILDSGSPLPGATIYLKSTDYGTTSDFDGKFQISGVKPGSYELLITFMGYSDKVISVNLVQNQVLDLGRIILEASSEALEEVMITALGIKRETKALTYAAQELKGEEMTSARETNITNSLSGRSAGVQVVGGSSGVGSTSLITIRGEGSLIPGQNSPLFVVDGIPINNNTISNRSEGNLETDYGNGAQDINPDDVESMTILKGPNATALYGSRGSNGVILITTKTGKGSRGIGVTYNQNVTFESALRIPKYQNEYGQGAGGEFEFFDGFGGGTNDNIDESWGPRLDGRLVVQHDSPTSSGLRAGDFAVRPRDENGNFTDEATATPWISRPNNIKDFFKTGYTITTNVAVTGGNEDGNLRISYTDLQNEGILPNTDYNRRTYAFNGSYKLKEWLKVSSSVNYINSNSKNRPNNSYGTENIMYLWVWFGRQIDMNSLKDYWQPGLEGLQQFNYNYNWHDNPYFTMFENTNAFDKDRIIGNVKVDINLTDDLTLMLRSGMDYGNDLRVSKRAFSTQRFANGQYREDMIYSKEQNTDFLLSYSKKINEDFQLGTSFGGNHRKEENRYRRISANSLSVPGIFNFQNAAEPLSKTQFDDTKTVNSLYAFINVSYKNFLFLDITGRNDWSSTLPKNNNSYFYPSVGLSAIVSDMVELPSVISFAKVRAGWAIVGNDTNAYNLRNTFSFDEPFGSEQRVSASSILKNENLKPEESQSYEFGADIRLFSGSVGLDVTYYKSSVKNQILELPVSITSGFQSRIINAGEIENKGIEIVLNATPLKLKNSFKWNTAVNFSSNRGTVKKLIDGLDTYQVSENYIQVLAKVGGRVGDVYGTGFVEVNDPNSEFYGQVIHNESGFSLRDPNLKKLGNVNPDFMLGFQNTFSYKGFELGVLFDWRQGGVVNSRTVLIGGTSGMMDFTVVGREDGIISEGVIQNADGSYRPNDVRLSGRDYYWWKYNRGNEEVGMFDASFLKLREVKLSYQIPSKLIHKTPFEAITLSVVGRNLALWTENKHFDPETLSFNGGTVVPGVEDMATPSSKSYGFNLNVKF